The following is a genomic window from Carassius gibelio isolate Cgi1373 ecotype wild population from Czech Republic chromosome B20, carGib1.2-hapl.c, whole genome shotgun sequence.
tcaatcaccattatttatatagtgctttaaaccaaatacattgcgtcaaagcactgaacaacattaatttggaaaacagtgtctcaataatgcaaaatgataattaaaggcagttcatcattgaattcagttatgtcatctctgttcagtttaaatagtgtctgtgtctgtgcaATCATGTATCTGATAGTAAACATCTTCCTCTGCTTCTTCTCTGCATGTATTGGGTTTGCCCTTTAATAAAGCATACTAAACtacagtaaatgatgactgaattttcattttggggtgaattatccctaAAAAATGGTTAAGAAAGGGATGAACACAAGACCATGGGTTTGTTTCCTCAGGAGCACATGAACTATGATGAATGTGAGTCACGTCAGTGAAACGGTACAGTCATGTGACAGAGacaagtataaatataaaatatgtatgtgtatgtgtatgttaatATAACCTGAATGAGCTACAACTACACTGCATTAGCATCAGATCGACACATGGACACACTCCTGCCGTCCACGTAAATAAATAGAGTTATCAAATGTGCACTCACAGAGTGAACTCTTATGTACAGTGTTTACAGAGGCGACGTCGGGCCGACCCAGAACATTCATTAAACCAGAGGCAGAGCCGGCGCTCCGTCAGTGAGAGGAGCTCAGGGAGACTTGTGCGAAGAAAGGCCGAGAGGATGGATAAGGCTAAGATCAAGACTGGTCTCTCTCCCGCTGCCACAGACACGCCAAACGAGCGAGTGCCTGAGCAGGACACGACCAGCCAGAGTCCTCTGTTTAGTGTTATATACAGGATCACACAAGCAAAATCTCTTCTAGACACTCGGAGCAGAGGCGCGTCACACTGCTGCGCTCCCAGCTCTTCCTCACGCCGTTCCGGCGGCTCCCGGCTGTACATTCGCGTCGCCGTCGGGTGCAGATATGGCTTGGGGGAGCGCTTCTCCTCCTCAGTTGGTGCTCATGGACACGTCGCGGGTGGGCCCGAGCTCTTCCTCCTCCGGCTCGTTGTAGTTGAGGTATTCCTCCTCGCTCTGAGCCGCGGCGCTGTCGTCTCGTGGCGCGTCCGTCTTGTCGGGAGCCTCGCGGTCCAGGGAGAAGTAGCCCGTGCCTTTGACCGTGTCCTGCCGCTGGTAGAAGAGCACATACGCTGCTTTGGActgcacagacacacagagaaggTCATTCAGGACGGGTCACACCCTCAGCGCTCACTCGCCTCACGTCTCATCTGACCGCTTTCTGACGGCACAAACCGAGCACCATGAGGCGAGCGAGTGCCGAACACCACTGCTCTCAGAAGATCCGTTCGGTCTCTCACCACGATCTGCTCCTCGCTGGCTGGAGACACACTGCTGTCGTCGAAGTTGTACCACTTCTGATCTTCCTTGTTCTTGGCATAGGCAGTATCTGAAATCATCAAGAGTACGCTCACATCAGCTCAGACAGAGCTCATTACTCTGCTCAGTGACGGCTGGGGAGTCTCGAGCGGCTCTTTATACTCACAGTGTCCTCCTCCTATGCCCCCGTAGTGGTTGGACACCGCAATGAGGTCGTAGCGGCAGGGCCCATCGTTGGGGTTGATGAGGAACTCCGTCATATCCAGATCCCTGAGGGTCAACAGAGCAAgagagttaacacacacacacacacacacacacttctgtcaCGACCCGAGCTTGAACTCGTACCGCAGCGGGAAGTCCACCAGCGAGTCCAGCTTGTCCCTCATGTAGCGGCTGTAGGAGAACCGCTTGAGATGGAACACCAGCACCGGCGGCAGACACCACAGATCCAGCTTCTTCGTGGCCTGCTGGTGCTGCTTGCAGTTGGGACAgtacctaaaacacacacacacgggacgCTCGCTCACAGGTCCAGGACATGAGGACATGACGAGAGGCGATTCATGCATCAGAACAGGTCTTTAGAGGTCATGTGTTAATATATCAGCCCTATTAGAAACATTGTGATCTGTCCTCATGTGCGGCACATGATTTTATTACAGATCGACAGATAAACAGCTGTACCATTATTTTCCTGATATTTCAGCATTTTATCAGTTTTGTGATTTCAGATTCACTCATAAATGGCTCCATGTTGTGGGAGCTTTTTGAGAATTGCCCATAAAGAAGGCCATTGATGTAGTGTAATAGTAAAATAAGTCTTATGTAGAGACACCATCACTcattttataaagaaataaacattatatactttttaaccacaaatgctcgtCTTGCACTGCTCTGTGATGCTCCATGCATTATGTCATCATGTTGGAGAGATCACGTGATTTAGGAGAAAGTACCGATCCAGTGTTCACAAAGACGAAGTCAAACGGACGATTTTGAAGTTGTAGGAGAAAATGATGTGAAAGTTTTTCGCCCTACTGCGGTACTTCCTCctatgtcacatgatctttccaACATGATGACGGAATGCGTGGAGcatcacagagcagagcaagacgagcatttgtggttaaaaagtatataatgtttatttctttataaaatgAGTGATGGTTTCTCTAGATCAGACTCTTATTCCTCGTCTGGGATCATGTAGAGCTCTTTGAAGCTGCTCTGAAACGGacatttggaccttcaacccgtTGAACCCCAGTGAAGtcactatatggagaaaatttccactgaagaaagacatgaacaacTTGGATGATGTAGAGGAGAGGAAATTATCAGGTGATTTTAATTCTGAAGTGAACAAATCCTTTAAGGGCATCAGTTATGCTCATCTTTGACTCTAAATGTAATGAAGCAGAAGTGATGTTATTACGTACTGGAATGACTGGGTTTTCATCAGTAATCGTGGCCACACCTTTAATGTTAGTTTTTGGCGGTTTCTCATGCACTCCgttctggggtgcgtttcccaaaacaaTAGTTGCCAAGTTAGCAACTTTTTTGGTtacaatgcaatttcccattgacaaccaacaggttagcaactatggttttgggaaacacacccctgaTTAGTTGTTTCCTCGACACACAAACGATGATGTTAAGAGGAGAAGCGGAGCCTCACCATGGGTCGTCTGCTCCCAGCTTCTCTTTGGTGGTGAAGAGCTTGATACAGTCCTTCAGCTTGAAGAAGCTCTTTTTCTGAGGTTTGTACTCCATACTCTCGTGCTTATTGAAATCCTGCGGAGGAAACGGTCAAGGATTGATCAGCGTCTCATGACACCAGTGACTGCTGACTAGAAAAACATGAGAGACGTACCTCAGCCACCGATTCATTGAAGTACTTCCTCTTCATTTCTGGTTCCCAGTCCAAGGAGAGATAGCATCTATCTGCAGGAAAACAAGGCAGACATGTCAGCCGACGCTCAGCACCAAACCACACGCTCTCTACNNNNNNNNNNNNNNNNNNNNNNNNNNNNNNNNNNNNNNNNNNNNNNNNNNNNNNNNNNNNNNNNNNNNNNNNNNNNNNNNNNNNNNNNNNNNNNNNNNNNNNNNNNNNNNNNNNNNNNNNNNNNNNNNNNNNNNNNNNNNNNNNNNNNNNNNNNNNNNNNNNNNNNNNNNNNNNNNNNNNNNNNNNNNNNNNNNNNNNNNNNNNNNNNNNNNNNNNNNNNNNNNNNNNNNNNNNNNNNNNNNNNNNNNNNNNNNNNNNNNNNNNNNNNNNNNNNNNNNNNNNNNNNNNNNNNNNNNNNNNNNNNNNNNNNNNNNNNNNNNNNNNNNNNNNNNNNNNNNNNNNNNNNNNNNNNNNNNNNNNNNNNNNNNNNNNNNNNNNNNNNNNNNNNNNNNNNNNNNNNNNNNNNNNNNNNNNNNNNNNNNNNNNNNNNNNNNNNNNNNNNNNNNNNNNNNNNNNNNNNNNNNNNNNNNNNNNNNNNNNNNNNNNNNNNNNNNNNNNNNcattttttctgatcaaagtatttacagagtgactttttcttctgtggtgccataggtctgagtttgctatttactagaacgtctgataaatttgtatttctcctataggcagctatttgtttgtgtttctgcaagaagggagtgttttcaaagaacctttcaaaattagacttagctgcacggtttaattgtttgctcattagcgagaaattggacactaatggaataattttgttcttttcaccctctttagggtcccttggagtcccggggaggagaaaagtcttcagagcccttcttaagaaggacctcgagtatcctctgtccctcagggccctgaacagaattttggttgcttccataaaacaggaatgttctgtgcatatcctgtgaaatctgagtaattgagatttcactatccctttaaatgtatgtttaggatggaagctgtgtttgtgcagtaaggaatgcgtgtccgtttctttgaaatacactctaaagtctagctgtcctgtctcttcaaatttctgtcccttatatgacaccacatctagaaagttgacctctgtggggtcaattgtatatttaattgtaatagatctctgatgggcattcaagtgttctgcaaagtccttaaaatcatccatggagtaagaccacactccccatatgtcatccagaaatctaaagtaatgcagaggcctttttgtgcacgaacccagagccgattgttcccatctcgccatgaagatgttggcgtaggaaggggcaaactttttgcccatggctgtgcctttaacttgcaaataatatttagaattaaattcaaagtcatttttagttaggtttatatctaataattttaaaatataatcatcaggcctttttgggtctggatattggagcatgcactcctggaccgcctggaggcctgcttcagtttctatgttcgtatataagctgtcaatatctatggtgaacaaaaaggctcctctgggaatactgatatctttaactttctggatgaagtcataagtgtccttcagatagctcgggtgtttctgagagatggggttcagataatactcgatgtactcagctgtctgataagtttcactgttgcaatcagacactatgggtctgccgggtggaatctcgtgtggaatactccatttttcaggctccttgtgaatcttaggcaataaataaaatcttctcattcgaggagtgccactgccgcttaaataatccctctgttttgagttaatgatgcccttgtcatacatctgttctaagatttttctaacctgtttcatggtttcaaaataaatgggttcttctaagggtttgtagtggtcactgatgtttaattgtctctctccctcccagacatattgctctctgtccatgatgacaatggcatttcccttgtcagcaggtttaatcacaatttctctgaggttttttagtgtgttcaaggccctcagttcctccctctggaggttgggccttggtttcaagctccaattcaagttcttataagcatactcatcagctgtgatcagctggcctacttgtttgggaagtctgctcaaggccggagtccaatctgaattgtgtgtgaaaggtaatctttgttttttaatctttttaccctcaaaataaacctctaattttattcttctatgaaatttttgtaaatccagtctaagttgatgtttaaaatctttcatcttttgaacagacggaataaatgtgaggcctttcatgagcagggatgactgtgagggagagagagtaaagtgtttggaaagattcacaacaagcctgtgtgcaccctttctcgggtgttcactcactacaagtttaaatatcgtgcccagtgttccaacatgttcctggctgtctctgcagtccagtgcaggccgtcactctctacctgaaaccgatcctctggcaggagggggatgaaggaataattttcctctatgtaattgtttaattcatctaaaaatattttttctccttctgggagagattgggggatattgatcagggggatccacagttgggcctctggcagtctctcttgtgccacctgactcaatctggcacactctctcatcgctgagatgcgtaatctttgtgtgcggttattcaggccgaatgccaagactattttttctacttgtgtgtctactgtagctttttctatcagattggcagcgtgctgcaatttagcccctggaaaactgtcaatctgtaaatcaggaatgtcaaaagcgggaatcctgctcaaattggagtccccgatgaccacgtgtttctctttgagtgccagtttccactcattgaacttcttgttagttctaaggtgcgtgtacggcctacgtagtgccctttgaccttgagtgtcggctacagaggtttcaactgttttactcattttctctgcttgtctgtttttttctgtttcagagataatgttttccatttttttggaagtttcccccctctctgtctcctgaggagcccctggttgaagagatgtcacagaatattctgaaaaatcaaagtctgagagatttggtgaccctgacggattttggaagatctgggcactctcagctgtgtcccttagaggatttactctatgtactgcattggctacaatggggaccagagaaggcaggcctgtggttatcggggcctcagcctcagagggggcaaaaggagagaaaagttcctgtgacagctgacccgtaaactcatctaaatcatccagtctgtcaccctgtgcaggagttaactgatcctcctcctcatcatcatcatcaaaactcactaagagatttttctcagcttgttctgtaacgactggtggagtttttggtctctgttctgtcaggtgttttttcttttctggtcttttccccttaggagactgtataggggcctgtataggggcctgtataggggcctgtacaggagggttcagaggtggaaaatcatctcccagaagccagtcgttcctcataggagaccagcctgacattaaagtgggcgatgtttgtatctggatgtgtgtgacccctgtcttaggtctgacgacccctgtgttgaccgtttctgtcccctgctgagctgaggctagatctgcaccactaaccacctgagcaaatgttctgttgctactggtttcagaattcgatggtactctagacccagatggagtcccagaacgcaattcggtcaggaccaaagtttcggcctgctgaattgccctctgggagatccttttgccaaaatttctcatcgcccatttgacagcgatctcaaaagcgtgtaaccagtcttttctctgtgtctctccccgtaagatccccagtgtgtgctttatgatatcctcataatgttgctgtaacaccaactgtgtcgtaaacgcccagttctttgcattaccctccagcaattcttttgtggacattgtgggggcaaagggtttgatcacacttttaagaagctctgttaaccttttaagagtgacaggctggttatcttctatccgtgtgtcaatattactgaggtgatggacagatctgatcagatgatacatattcttaataattctccgaaaagtgggagaagcaggagagtattctgtatttttttgtgaatcaaagtgagttttttggcccattctttttttctggtgaacatatttttgtgcaaactggccattctcacgtctcctgttcttttctacattacgaggagaattttgtgtgtttctgtatctctggtcagtaaacctgttctgttcagtggggtaaaaaatcctattttccccaaaagtcactctcttttgtttgggtttaaatccccgatttaaagggcgtcgatcacgtgactgacgacggaaaggatttacagtattctccgatcgagtttcattctgtactctgttactgtaacccgcgagtgattctccgtgtctgatgacctcatatgggaagtcacgagatcgctcgacaaaataatcgtccctcataaatcgtccccgtctggggaaatccctgttatctgtgtgagggatcagacgcgctcgaggggtcgtgaaacgacccttgttctgaaaaacgaacaccatccttattttactgaacgatcaaatccacaactgtgtattcttttaatcttttattctatttctgaaaatttaaaaaaatgtttttttgtccttttatatttttttaacttttttttggattttcttgtgtttttttaacaataaagagataaaccaactttttttggattttgtagtgttttttttaacagtatgaaatgaaccagatgtgtgattttatatgaaatcaaaagaaaaaagatcaaaggatcaaaataaaatttcaaaataatggaaaaaaacaaaaatatattttcttttagggaaataaatgtttctgtgttcaagcctatatcgcgacgtttcgatactttgatgtatcttcttcaggcaggcttgaacttttaaattttctgttttatctcgagatacaaaataaccgttttactaaatcaccaaccaagatgttactgcaagcagtgcaacaatccttctgactcggactgcgttccgttaggtatatcaaagccagtcgatgacgtcatcggcacgccatcctccaatcccttcaaaccaatacaaaattcaaaccaaacaagcacacgatgcatttttcaaatttgaattatgtacgttgcattttttatttttatttatttttagtcgaagcatgttgctttttttatatagagaaattttttttctttgcttttttcaaatttaaacgatgctctttgcctctttcaatttgaaaaatgcagctcctcagtctgcatgtaacaaagaaaacaatgcatccctcgaatgtgctccaagtagccataaataatgttttttaatcatttatgactattaaagccctctagtgcctcataatatatgtatttttatttattgtatatttatgtatattcagttctgtttctgtatgtttttcacaatcatctctttctgttttatagatagatactgaaaaaaatatattctagtgcccatgaagtatttataattttatctttatgcttttttatgctttttatatttgtattatatttatcctcgtgtgtctttctaagtaatccatgaaaaccatgaattctagtgcccatgaagtatgtattcatattttaattttttaatatgtattagggtgtatatttatttattttaataataataataaaaaataagaacatatgaaagcccataaagtgtggttccgctgagtacccactagaggtcatgagaagagagggcccagagagggaggctcaggctgggttaggaaaaaggagagttttcccaggataggaccctgagggtcccactctgggttgtgcacggtccatccctccactggtcacccccaaatcacatacagaccaagagaggtcacagcaggccaactgttaagggctgttcatagggctattgaggccagggctattcagtttaggtctggttaagtttaggtttgtgcaggatgggtctgtaaaatccaggtatgaatcctggggtgtctggtaagttttaggttttgggtatggtgggttggttaggtttaggttgtgttatggttagtcggttaggtttaggtttgggttaaggtcaggtagatctcctaagtctcattaagacctcttgggaattttgtatcaagtctcatgatccataatctttcatatttgagtctatcacacaacgaccagaatgggtcagattgaagtccagtcaccctgaaggcctcaaggccgtgggtgaggaagtgctggactacgtgtctacgtttctctattttattttttatgttgtgtgtgtgctgatagactcggacctttaaagcattttttgtctggcctacatattgtttggaacact
Proteins encoded in this region:
- the LOC127983852 gene encoding ubiquitin carboxyl-terminal hydrolase 15 isoform X2, yielding MKRKYFNESVAEDFNKHESMEYKPQKKSFFKLKDCIKLFTTKEKLGADDPWYCPNCKQHQQATKKLDLWCLPPVLVFHLKRFSYSRYMRDKLDSLVDFPLRDLDMTEFLINPNDGPCRYDLIAVSNHYGGIGGGHYTAYAKNKEDQKWYNFDDSSVSPASEEQIVSKAAYVLFYQRQDTVKGTGYFSLDREAPDKTDAPRDDSAAAQSEEEYLNYNEPEEEELGPTRDVSMSTN
- the LOC127983852 gene encoding ubiquitin carboxyl-terminal hydrolase 15 isoform X1; the encoded protein is MKRKYFNESVAEDFNKHESMEYKPQKKSFFKLKDCIKLFTTKEKLGADDPWYCPNCKQHQQATKKLDLWCLPPVLVFHLKRFSYSRYMRDKLDSLVDFPLRDLDMTEFLINPNDGPCRYDLIAVSNHYGGIGGGHYTAYAKNKEDQKWYNFDDSSVSPASEEQIVSKAAYVLFYQRQVVSCSGTRSFGVSVAAGERPVLILALSILSAFLRTSLPELLSLTERRLCLWFNECSGSARRRLCKHCT